TCGATGACCTGCTCGTTGGCCAGCACCGTCTGGTCCACCGGGTCCCAGTTGACGACCTGCGTGCGGCGCTCGGCGATGCCCGCTTCCAGCATCTTCAGGAACAGCCACTGGTTCCACTTGTAGTACTGCGGGCTGCAGGTGGCGACCTCGCGCGACCAGTCGATGGCCAGGCCCATGGCCTGCATCTGGCCCTTCATGTGGGCGATGTTCTCGTAGGTCCACTTCGCCGGCGGCACCTTGTTCTTCATCGCCGCGTTCTCGGCCGGCAGGCCGAAGGCGTCCCAGCCCATGGGCATCAGCACGTTCATGCCCTTCATGCGCAGCTGGCGCGCGAGCATGTCGTTGATGGTGTAGTTGCGCACATGCCCCATGTGCAGCTTGCCGCTGGGGTAGGGCAGCATGGAGCAGGCGTAGAACTTGGGACGGGTCGCGTCCTCGGTGACGCGGTAGGCGTCACGGGCGTTCCAGTGCGCCTGCGCGGCCGACTCCACCTCGGCGGGAGCGTACTTTTCCTTCATCGGGCGATTGTATGAAGCCGCCTCGCCGCGGCCGGTCGCTACTTGGCCGGCGGGTCCGCGACGAAGCCGATGCGGTTCAGCCCCGCCTGCTGGATCTGACCGATGAGCGTGGCCACCTGGCCGTAGGGCACGGCCTTGTCGGCCCGCAGCTGCACCTCGGCCTCCGGGTTGGCGCGTGCCACCGCGGCCAGCCGGTGGGCGACGTTGTCGGGCAGCAGCGGCTCGTCGCCGAGGAACACCCGGCCCTGGGCGTCGACCGCCAGCAGCACGGTGGACGGCGCCTGCACCGGCGTCGCCCCCTCGGCGCTGGGCAGGTCCAGCTTCAGGCTCGATCCCATCAGCGGCGCGGTGATGATGAAGATGACCAGCAGCACCAGCATGACGTCGATGAGCGGCGTCATGTTGATCTCGCTCATCGGTTGTGCGCCGGGGCGGCGCGGCAGGCGGCCGAAGGCCATGCGTCGTCAGCCGGCGACCGGTGCCGCGGCGCGGCCGAGCACCCATTCGCGCAGGTCGTGGGCGAAGCCCTCCAGCGCGGCCTCGCAGGCGGCGATGCGCTGCCCGAACACGTTGTAGGCCAGCACCGCGGGGATGGCCACCGCCAGGCCGGCGGCGGTCATCACCAGCGCCTCGCCCACCGGGCCGGAGACCTTGTCGATGGTCACGCTGCCGGCCGCGGCGATGCTCATCAGCGCGTGGTAGATGCCCCAGACGGTGCCGAAGAGACCGATGAAGGGCGCCGTGCTGCCGATGGAGGCCAGCAGCACCTGGCCGCTGTGCAGCGGCGCCAGCGCCTGGTGCAGGGCGTCGCGCAGCTGCCGAGTGAGCTGGGCGCCGGCGTCGCCCTCGCGCGCCAGCGTGCCCTCGGCCGGGGTGTGGGCGGCGGCCAGCACCAGCGGCTCGACCAGCCGCTCGCGGTCCAGCGCGCGCAGCCGGGACTGCCCGTCGCGGAAGGACGCGGCGCCCCAGAACGCGGCCACCGACCGCTCGACGTCGCGGCCGGCGCGCTTCAGCACCCAGGCCTTCCACAGGATCACCACCCAGCCGGCCACCGACATCGCCAGCAGCAGCAGCGCCACCGTGCGGCCGATGGCGTCGCTGGCGTCCCAGAACCGGGCGAGACCGTCCATCCCTCAGGGCCGCCCGGCCGCCCGAGGGCCCTGAGCGCCCCCTCGGGGGGCAGCGAACGCCAATGAGCGTGGGAGCATCACGTCTGGCTCAGAGTCCGAGCACGTCGTCCATGCCGAACAGGCCGCGATCGCGGCCGGCGAGGAAGCCGCGCGGCGCGCAGGCTGCCCTGCGCATAGGTCGCCCGGCTGGAGCTCTTGTGCGTGATCTCGATGCGCTCGCCGATGCCGGCGAACAGCACGGTGTGGTCGCCGACGATGTCGCCGCCGCGGATGGTGGCGAAGCCGATGGTCGACGGGTCGCGTTCGCCGGTGACGCCCTCGCGGGCGTAGACCGCGCAGTCCTTCAGGTCGCGGCCCAACGCCTCGGCCACCACCTCGCCCATCTTCAGCGCGGTGCCGCTGGGCGCGTCGACCTTGTGGCGGTGGTGCGCCTCGATGACCTCGATGTCGTAGCCGTGGCTGAAGGCCTTGGCCGCCATCTGCAGCAGCTTGAGGGTGACGTTGACGCCGACGCTCATGTTGGGCGCCATGACGACGGCCAGCTGCTCCGCATGGGCCGAGATCTCGGCCTTCTGCGCGTCGGTGAACCCGGTGGTGCCGATGACCGCCTTGACGCCGTGGCGGCGGCAGGCGGCCAGGTGCGCCAGCGTGCCCTCGGGGCGGGTGAAGTCGATCAGCACGTCGGCGCCGCGCAGGCCGGCGTCGAGGTCGGAGGTGACCGTGACGCCGCTGGCCTGGCCGAGGAAGGCGGCGGCGTCCTGCCCGAGGGCGGGGCTGTCGGGGCGGTCGAGCGCACCGGCCAGCCGGGTGTCCGGCGCCTGCAGCACCGCCTCGATCAACATGCGGCCCATGCGGCCGCCCGCGCCGACGATGGCGATGTCCAGCGCAGCACCGCTCACCGCCGCGGCTCCAGCGGCGGGTACTCGCGGGCGGGGCCCTGCGGCGCTTCGGGCGACGGCGCGGCGCCGGCCGCGGCGGGCGGCTTGGGCAGCGCCTGCCGGCGCTCCTCGGTCAGCTCCAGCGGCGGCACCTTCGGGTTGAGGAAGCGCTGCGGGGTGATGGAGGTGACGAACTCGCGTTCGGTGGGCAGCGGCGGCGCCTCCACCGTCTTCAGCGTCTCGCCGTCGAACTGCAGCACGATGTGGCGGCGCTGCGGCTCGGCGCCCGGCCGGCGGATGGTGAAGACGTAGTCCCAGCGGTCGGC
The sequence above is a segment of the Aquabacterium sp. J223 genome. Coding sequences within it:
- a CDS encoding ExbD/TolR family protein gives rise to the protein MAFGRLPRRPGAQPMSEINMTPLIDVMLVLLVIFIITAPLMGSSLKLDLPSAEGATPVQAPSTVLLAVDAQGRVFLGDEPLLPDNVAHRLAAVARANPEAEVQLRADKAVPYGQVATLIGQIQQAGLNRIGFVADPPAK
- a CDS encoding MotA/TolQ/ExbB proton channel family protein; the protein is MDGLARFWDASDAIGRTVALLLLAMSVAGWVVILWKAWVLKRAGRDVERSVAAFWGAASFRDGQSRLRALDRERLVEPLVLAAAHTPAEGTLAREGDAGAQLTRQLRDALHQALAPLHSGQVLLASIGSTAPFIGLFGTVWGIYHALMSIAAAGSVTIDKVSGPVGEALVMTAAGLAVAIPAVLAYNVFGQRIAACEAALEGFAHDLREWVLGRAAAPVAG
- a CDS encoding outer membrane protein assembly factor BamE; this encodes MHRPDLHGQRPAGAIGLSRQASAVALAGLLLALAGCSSAPTDRVLGLLTPYRVDIVQGNVVTQEQIAAVRPGMSRLQVRDVLGSPLLTDPFHADRWDYVFTIRRPGAEPQRRHIVLQFDGETLKTVEAPPLPTEREFVTSITPQRFLNPKVPPLELTEERRQALPKPPAAAGAAPSPEAPQGPAREYPPLEPRR